The Centroberyx gerrardi isolate f3 chromosome 13, fCenGer3.hap1.cur.20231027, whole genome shotgun sequence genome contains the following window.
CAGCACACATTTTTCGTCAAACATGCTCTAGTGAAGAAACCGCAGTGGCAAAAAATTTGCCTGCGGGCATTAAGAGATAGGAAATTTGCATCAAGACGACAGGTGAATCTGAATCTGTCCCCGGACGGCCGGTGGCAACAGAGTATCAGATCCCCCTCCATTACTCAACATCTCGTCTGGGGGATTCCCACTGACGCATGAGACCACTTATTGACATCTGCCACCAATACAAAACAGACAAGTGGGCTCAAATTTCGTTTAAAAACTGCTTTAAAATGCAACAAACGACGACCTAAACATCGATTCGTGAGAGCTTGCGAGGGCTAGATCATGCACCTGTTCGCAACCCTCCGTTTCTTCCGTCTTATTTTAAGTAAATTTATGTTACAAAGCATCGCATCCTGTTTGTAATTAAAGCGAACCACCTCAAGATTAAATAAACAGCTGAAATATTGACGTACTTGATGTGTAAAATGTTCCAGACAGTCCAGTTTGTAATACAGCAGCAACTTGCTACCTTGGGGGTGGGCACTATCAATGATTGACAGCCCAAATGGGTAAATAGCCATGTGCAACTGCGACCTCAAATCCTAGTTTGGTTGAGAGGCACTAGGTAAATAAACGCTAAGGGACACTGGAACATGTGGCGTGCGTAATAATATTCCCTGACAGATTATTTCAACCAAGATTTGTTCTTACAGCTCCAACATTGTGGCTGTGTGACACCCGGGTCAATAATTACCATTTCAGTTTGTcgttattattacatttacattttaggcatttaagcTGATGCCTTTAAACAAAGTGAATTACACTGAATAAGCAGCTATAGGCTTGCTTAAGGGCACTTTGACAGGACCAATGAGGGGATTGAACCTATGATCTTTTTGAGATGGGACTGTCACTCCAACAACAAGGCCATATTAGACCTTATTATTTaacttattcttattcttattcttattcttattcttattcttattcttattcttattcttattcttgttCTCATTCTTATTAGTGGTGGTGACAGCAGCCATAATAAACTGTAAGACAAAAACAGGAAAGGGAAGTAATCCCCCcctttactgttttgtcaaCTAACACTGTAACCATGCATGtgtttctttctcattttgACATAATGCTTACACATCATTCTGAAACTGCTATGTCAGAATAATATTGGATGCACCTGACGGCCTTTTTTGTAGGCCTATGTGTCCCTGTGCTATGCAACATAATAAATAATGTCTGTTTTAGGTGATATTAAATTAGTCTTGTCACATGATTGAAACAGGTCAACCTGTTTTTCCTTACAGTTGTCATGAGGAGGGGTGATCTCCAATTGGTTCCTGATCTCTGTTCACCTTTGTGGTCGGTGCGCATAGGGAACAAATCATATATCTCACTGAGTTTTCACTGATATTGGCGTTCAAAGGACTTCGTGTTCACAGCCTTTGTGCAGGTTTGTCAGCATCATACATTATTAATGATTTGAAATAGTGGGGGACTCTGTGAGGTATGGAAAATGACAATTTTACAATTAAATCATCTAAAATATAACTGTATTATGAAGTCAGTGTTGTTTGACCTGTTTTCCTATCCCTGTAACAAAGCcttttttaaattctgtttttttcccttaagGAAAATGGCTGCAAGTGAACAAAATATGTTCACAACTACAGCAACCACAGACTATGGATATTATGACGATGACTATCTTGATGAAGTGTGTAACAAGACAAAGGTAGCCCAGTTTGGAGCGATCTTCACTCCCGTGTTCTTCTCCATCGTGGTGATCCTCAGTCTGTTTGGCAACATACTGGTCATGGTGATTCTGGCCAGGTACGAGAATCTGAAATCCCTCACCAACGCTTTCATCCTGAACCTGGCCGTGTCGGATCTCATCTTCACTGTCGGTCTGCCCTTCTGGGCCTACTACCACATGTATGGATGGACTTTAGGGGAGCCCGCGTGTAAAATAGTCAGCTTTGTCTTCTATATTGGCTTCTACAGCAGTGGCATCCTCCTCATCATGATGACCGTTCACCGCTATGTGGCCGTCATCCGCCCTCTGTCTGACTTTGTGTCCCCCAGAGGCTTCTACAGCATCCTGGCATCTGTGGCCATCTGGGCTGTGAGCGCCATAGCGGCCACTCCAGCCTTCATCTTCAGCAAAGTCCTGGACCAGCATTACTGTGGCTATGAAAATTCTTACGGGAAGTTATGGGGAATCTACCAGCAAAACATCCTCTTTGTAGTGACTTCTCTGGTCTTCATTTTTTGCTACTCTCAGATCTTGTGCAGGCTCCTACGCCCTACCGCCCAGAGAAGGAAGCACAAAACTTTAAAGCTGATCTTTACACTTGTGCTTGTTTTCTTCCTGGGCTGGGCGCCGTACAATATAGTTATATTTTTGATGTCCCTATCTTTTCAGCCCCCGCCACCCGCTGACTCATCAGCTTTGTCTGCTCACTGTGAAACCTACAGCAAACCACTGGACTACGCCTTTTACATCAGTCGGCTTTTTGCTTTCTCACACTGCTGCCTTAACCCTGTCTTCTATGTGTTTGTCGGGGTTAAATTCAAAAACCACTTGAAGAGAATGCTGAAGGGCTGGAGCCAGAGCAGCAACAGCCTCCGCAATAGAAACAGTCGACTCACAATCACATCAGTAGCTAGTGGTGAGGAGTTCTCAATGTAGCTGACATACTCAGAATAGATGCAgtgtgagtgtcagtgtgtttctaaGGAGGCACCTTTTTCCTATTGCATGTGTATAATGTACAGTGTTTCATCCATAATTTCATCCAATCTCAAACTAAAGTGTGATTATCCACTCACTGGATTCTACTCAAATTGTGTccttattttaaaatgaaagaaaaataataaaatcaccCATTCTTTGTAATAAGTGGGCTAATACTTCTGTGATTCATTTTCTATGCATAATTGGTAAATACACTTTATTAGAGAGCATATTATTGTATGTGATTCACTTTGattcattgtatttttgtcatttttgcactattattttatattttcacttttgagTGTTAAAGAATTTTCAGGAATCATTCAAGGTTTTCTGTCATTTGTAACTATTGTACTTTTGATCATTTAGACTTTGATGATAGTAGTTATAGTGTGTATTTTCACAATAAACTGTAATCATTATTTCCATGTACGtctgacaataaaataaatctcATTAAATGTCATCATTGGATTTCTTTCTACTCTGAATGGTGAATAACACTCATTGCTATCTCCAGGCACAGTTACACAAGttattaattaaaaatatatcTATGCTCAGACGGAAATACTAATGCAACATTGGGTGTCTTCTCTGACTTAATGCGAGACCAAAAGAGGAAGAACgaatgtgttttttccctgGTCATCAACTTGTTATTCACAGTGCGATGCACCACAAGAAAGTGTGATCTGTTATCCGGGTAAGTTAAAAATTGCTTAATTACTCCCCATATTTAGATATTTTTCAAGAAATAACAAATTGCTGAAACGTTATAGAAATCTGCTTTTATCTTTATCATACTTTGCTGAAATTATCATCCTTAGTTTTGTGCTCATGTTTCCTAGAGATGCTAAAATGGAGAGTGCTTTCAATGAAGCTGCTAGCAACGACACAATAAATGGCACAGTTCCTGACTACTATGGTGACGGAGAATTGGAGTATCTTTGTGAAGAGGGGATGTACTTTGGATCCATCAATGCTGCGTTCTTCTTTTTGATCTTCATCTTCAGTGTTACAGGCAACAGTCTTCTCCTGTGTGTCCTTTTCTGCtatgaggacaaaaaaaaagtcaccaaCCTGTTTGTCCTTAATCTGGCCTGCTCGGATTTGGTCTTCACCCTCACCCTTCCATTCTGGGCCATCTATTACCTGTCTCACTGGGTctttggggactttgcctgtaaATTTCTGACTGCGGCTTATTTTGTTGGCTTGTACAGTAGTATCATTCTACTGACTGCCATGACAGTGGATCGTTTTGCAACAGTGGTGCTGCAGTGGCCAAGCAGCCCTGTAAAAAGGCAGAGGTGCGCCATGGGAGCCTGTGCACTCGCCTGGGTCATCAGCATCGTTGCATGCCTGAGCGATGCTATCAATACAAAGGTGGAAGTCCAAGGAGAAGATGTCTTTTCCTGTGAGGCTTCCACTGTCACTGAGGATAAACTGGGTTATTACCTCCAAGTATCACTGCTCTTCTTCCTTCCATTTGCCATCATTGTTTTCTGCTACTCTGCCATCCTCAGGACGGTTCTGCATGCTGCGACCAGAAAAAAGCACAGGACTGTTGTGGTTGTGTTGTGTATTGTCGTGGTCTTCTTTATATGCTGGGGACCTTACAATATGCTGATATTTCGTCTCTCTCTGTACGAACCCCAAGACTGTTATGTGAGAGAGCGCTTGTACCTCACCTTTGATATTTGCCGTCTGCTAGCTTACTCTCATTGCTGTATGAACCCCATGCTCTATATGCTCTCACAAAAGTTCAGAAGACACCTGGTGCGTCTCCTCCACTGTGAAAATGccaagaggaaggagagggaaaaggagaaaagcaTTGGACAGAGCACCTCTAATGTTATTCAGCATGCAGCTGTGAAAAGCTGCAACTCTGCCGAACTGTTGGAATTACGCCTTTGAAAAGAAAGATTGTACATTACATGCTTTTAAGGAGTATATAGTTTGTATTTATTTGAGAACCAAAAAAAAGGGAAGTCCGCACTTTCAAAAAGACATCTTGATTGGTTTATTTTACgtttgaaataaaaaatctaCAGCTTGGAAAACTGTTTATTTAGCTTAAGCTAAAGTGTTTAGCTGAAATTTATTGTTCATAAAAATGATGTGGGTGCTTTTGtatgcaatttaaaaaaacaaatctgccaAGTTAAGTGAATGATGACTATGTGAATAAAGCAAGAAGCAAGTCAGAGTATGAGTGATAAAGTGTGCAGGAATCCTATAGTTTTTATGGactttgttttcattgctgCTGTTCGCAAGCTACAGCTGTGTACAGGACACTGCAATCTCATTATATTTGAATAAAGATTTGTCTGAATGTGGTTTCACTGTATTCATTGTGGGATGATTGAGGGCTGGACTCTAAATTCTGCTGTGCAAGGACATTTTGCTGGGTAAAGTGTCAGACTGAGTGAGACTGTCTCTCAGTTTCCCATGAACTAAACATGAACATTAGTTAAAAGTTAGTTAGAAGGTAAGGTTAGCATCTCACCTCTCGTTTTTATTAGTCTTGTCTAGAGTGTTGAATTTCGTTACAGCAGACTGTTTTTGTAAGAACTGTACATGAATGTAACAGCTGATTTGATTCTCCACAATTTTAGGGGATGAACGTCGTGTGTTCCTCATTCCTTCATCAGATTTATCGTCTTTTTCTCACAAGGCTTCAACCAGTAAAGAATGGAGAATTTTACCAGCCTCTATGATGAATACTATCCCTATGACTACAATGACAGCAGCTTGGTCTATATGGAGGCCGGAGAATCAGAATCATCATTTAATCTCTTCTCCACTGTGTGCTACAGCCTCATCTTCTGCCTCAGTGTGTCTGGAAACAGCTTCCTCCTGTGGGTTCTCCTGAGGCAACGAGATTGCAAGACAACTTCGAGCTTCCTGCTCCTGCACCTCACGACCTCCGACCTTTGCTTCACCGTGACCCTGCCCTTTTGGGCCTACTATCACCTCCATGGCTGGGTCTTCGGGGACTTTGCCTGTAAAATCATCAGCGGGGCTTTCTTCTTAGGGCTCTACAGCTACATGGCGTTCCTCACCGCCATGACTTTGGATCGCTACGTAGCCGTGGTCCACGCTGTGTCCACGTCCGCACAGGTCCGGAGAAAGTCCTGTGCCCTCTTGGCCAGCGTTGGGATATGGTTGCTATGTGTTGCTGTAAGCCTCATGGAAACGGTGAACAGTGAGACCAGAGATGACGGATTTGGCAGTATAGAGTGTGTAGCCTCTTTACAGTCGCTGACCATGCAGCTTTTTGGCTTGTACCTCCAGATCGGCCTCTTCTTCCTCGTGCCCTTCGGCATCATCACGTTCTGCTACGTCCGCATGGGGATGACTATCAGGCGCTGCAGGCTAAGAGGACGAAACCAGGCTTTAAGGCTGTTTTTGGGAATAATCGTGGGTTTTTTCATTTGTTGGGCGCCGTACAACGTTGTGCTTTTTCTACAGTCCCTGGAGATGCTTGGCGTTCAGCTGCTGAACACGGCAGGGCGGAGAGAGGCGATGCGGTATGGGTACTACGTCAGCCACACACTGGCTTACTGCCACTGCTGCCTGAACCCTCTGTTCCATGTGTTTGGAGCAGAAAGGTTTAGGAGGCGTCTCCCTCTGCCATGCAAAACTTCATCtccaggaagagaaaggagtCAAAGCCTCAGTACTTATGCAAACAGCCAACCTCATGCCTCTGTCTCCCAACAGGTGTGACCAATATTAtaatcatttttgccatttgctCTACCAGtccaaaggtttggacacacctgattgaatgtatgtttttcattatcttaaagccattttgatctaaaggcttatgcttaaattcttgaaatttgttttttacacaaatataaatagtgaagttgatgcctatgtatggaTTTCACTCCGAAGCCTTTGCCTTTGGTGAAGGAATATAAgatagtttagttttagtttagttgttTAAcccttttttggtcactgcatgattccatttgtgttatttcatagttttgatgtctttactattattctaaaatgtgaaaaatagtaaaaaaaaaaaatatagaaatgttGGAACTTGTAACCAAGAGGGagtaaattgtgtttttattattttggggTAATTTGTGCCTTTATTAGATGGTCatagtggagagagacaagggggattgggggagaaagagagagatgacatgtgACGAAGGTCCCAGGCCGGTCCCTGGACGTCGCGgttagtaaactgttaaactgagTAAATCAACGCATAATGAAACTTCAAACAGGAAGCAGCCGAGAAATTCATGTCATATAATCATGTATTTAAGATAACGTCTTTTCAAAAGTGTGAGCAGGCAGAAACAAGCTTCAGAAAAGGAATAGCGACGTTGGAACTTCTGAGGAAGGGAGAGTGAATTGTTTGAGTCAATCACAAAGTGAGACTTCAAACAGGAAGCAAGTGAGAAACAAATGTTAAGCTTATGTGTTTTCAAAAGGTGGCGGAGGATAGCAATGCACAGCATGATGAATAGCTTCATATCTATAAAAGATCTGTATATTCTCTATTGTGCTCATTGTACATTGAGCCAGTCAAATCAATAAACTGTAGATCTGACTGTAACTGTATTGAACAAATCAACCCACAAGATGGCAACACAAATTAATAGAAGTAAAGCAAATTATGAATTCCCAATGGcgataaaaacagaacaaaaggtaACCTAATAATGAAATATGTTGCTTGATGGCTATTGcactttacatacagtataaatctCTTGGTTTGAACTGAATGTGATACTTGTTGGTGTTCTACACAGTGAAGAAGTAATTGCCAATACTTTCCACAAAAGCCAAGGAGGATGTTAGTGACAGTGTCATCAGTTTAACATATAATGCTATGTCACTGtattatgataaaaaaaactttgtacTGTGAAATATCTAACATATATCTAAATATCTAATATATAACATAAAATCATATACGTAACTGATAAAATGCTCTAGTAaggtaaaacattttaacatcattacTTTATTGCTTGTATATTTAATCTACTAAACAATGTCTTGCCTGTACATTACATGctgtatataatattatatatactaCTGTTCACATCCTTTTTTCTGTAACAGTCTTCTAATGTTCCAGCACCAATTAACCAGGCAAATGTCCTTGTGCAGTCCTTGTACTTGGCAAAATAAAGCAATtatgattctgattctgtttttttttgtttttttttcctttttgacaAATCTGCCTGGCCAGTATGTTAAAGACCATTTCCTTCTGGAGCCTAACCTTGTCTGCTCGACACAGAATACACTAATTAGCCCTCCTCAATGAGATCAGTAAAATATAATCTATTACATAGTACTGATTCTTGATTAAAATCATCGCCAGTTAAGTCTAACTCGATAATGTAatctgaatactgaatacttttctttaaacttaTGCACATTACGCTAATTGAGTCAACTCAACTCATTTTTTGTAATTACAGGCTCACAAAAATGCTTCTTAACCATTCAAACAGTAAACTAATTAGTAAAAGTATTCACCTTTAGCTgtaattactgtattttttcagtAATTAACATGTTGCAGCTAGCTTTTCTTTTTTGCGGTCAGATTACTCCAACTCCATACATGTAATCTGCTTCCCCAGAACCCTGTCAGTGCACTTGAACATGGTTGAGTAGCGCAGGCCTGATGGCTCCACGGGGGTCCAGAGAAGAGTGGATGGGGACAGCTCAGTGGGCCACTGTAACAGCACTCATATCTGTCTCTGGGGGTAGATTAAGCTTAATTAACTAAACCATCCAGCACGCTTGGATGATTGGATACATGTCAAGGGCAGAGCAgtcacacatactcacacattcTGTGGAAGGCAGCGGGACAGTGTTTTGCACGGactagtgtatgtgtgtgtaatagcaACAAAAAAGATTAGATAGCTGCAATAAAGTTGTGTGCAAAAGTTGACTATGAACTTTGTGAGTCTTTATTCGGTCAATAAAGACAACAATACCAGTGAGAACTGAGAAGGATGCTGGACAGCGAACAGAGAAGACTCAAACCTGTGAGGTAGAGTGTTGCGAGTGAGTTTGATAAGCAGCCAACTCACAATCCTGCATATGGTCCTTCTTGTTACAACGATTCATGGCTGTTCACAAACAGCTTTTGGACTTAACAGCACTTCCCCAGTCTGGAGGAAGTGATCAAACCTCACTTAGACCCCGTCTTACCTTTCTATtgtggagctgcagctggaaggAGAGTGACTGCGACTTTGATTTGCTATCCCATTTATCCCATGAACAATGCAACAGAACACAGCagacaacagagaaaagaagaaaacagaaaaatagacaaTCCACTCCAATGAACTCCAATCTGCGGAGTCCATGCAAGAGAGAATCCAAGGCGTCCCACTACTTATCTTCAAGTCAGGACAACCTCTTTTCCCAGATTTCATCATTTTCTCAGCAAATGATGTTGTTGTTCGATCCCGTTTTTAGCCACAAGCTAaacagctgttgttgttttcttatgTCGTCTCTGCTACTAGCCCTCCCTGGCCCCAACATTcactccctgctcctctcctctccagggcaactctccctcctttttcaCATTGATGTCTTTCTTTAATTCCAATTATCTGTAATGATAATTACTCCAACCATATGTGAATTTAATTGATGTCTTGCAAACGGGTAAATGTGTGTACTTTGTGCATATTGGTAATAAAGTCTCATTGCTTGTTAATCTGGACTGTCAGGGAAATGCGTGCAAATCGATTAAGTGTGTCATCCATATCATTACAAACAACTGTTTTAGTATACAAGCATAGAGGACTTAATCCACATATGACATACATTGGCATGTATAACATTTCAGTAATGCAGCTCATCGTGATCAAATTATGCATGGgaataaaatgtgaaatcaaAGACAGAATTAGATCCAGTTGTttaacacatccacacacaaatgtgaaaacacacaaatccttGCTTAGCTCAGTCACCATTCCAGAAGGATACCATATTTTGGAGTGCATTCTGCAAAATTTTACATTTGATAGACATAGAGGATAACCCACTTCTCATAGCTTGGCCCGTATTGTGCCACTGCAATGCCACATTCCTCCACTAGAGGGGACAGGCGTATTGGAATAGTGTTGCTTGTTTCATTATAACTGGCCCACTTCATTGAGTAAACCAGATGGACACATACATTTGGCCTTCCAAGTCAGCCACACAAATTCAGACAGAGGCACACCCACATACAGACTGACAAATACATCCACATACAAGATCTTTAACATTTGAAACTGCTTTGAATAGCTTTACAAGTTTCTGTTTTTGAGTGAACAACTTTTTTGGCTTGTTGTTCTATTTTCAAACACATGTAATGTTGGCCACAAAGAACAAATTGCAGCCTGCCTCTGGATATCCCAGCTGTATAGAAGTTTGCGGACCATCAGATCTCTACAACTGTATTTCAGGGTCATCTTCCTCTTTTTACCTGCTGTCGGTAGATAGAAAAACACAGTGATTAACTACCATAGAGACTTAATTAACAAATCAAACATCTGGCTATTCAGACTAGGCCTACTGCATAGGCTTAGTTGCCTCTTGTAAGGCTAGCCATTTGATgtatcaaacagtgtgtcctgATGTTTCCTTGCTATATTTTTCCCCATCTGTCCTGACTTGTCTCAGCACTTTTCTCTGAGCTTCTTTCACTTAGGCTAGTTACTTTCTCTTTTAATGTTGCCCATTTACAAGTATATAACCTATCTTTTGGTTCACCTTTGTTGCATTGTGGGCCAATGGAAAAAGATGATATGAAGGTCCTGATACCTGTTTCgccaacataacataacataacataacataacataacataacataacataacataacataactttAGAAGGCACTCAGAGGGCACGAACCTCTGCCAATGCagttctccaacttgctgttacacccaaattaaaatgatttgtCGACCCAGGAAAcatacccttaggatttggaatcaagtctctatttctgttattttcatagttatggctaaaaaacaataatcgtctaatgatggaaatcccagatccggatcaccaccaaaatctcatcaattgaGGCCTATCTGTCTGCCCCCAAATTTATGGAAATCTGTTCaaaggtttttgagatatcctgctgacagacaagataagataagataagataagatgagataagataagatgagataagatacgataagataagataagataagataagataagataagataagataagataagatgagataagataagatgagataagatacgataagataagataagataagataagataagataagataagataaatgcCATTTGCTAGATGCTTTTGTCCATGGTGCTTTGCAGAACCATGAATGCAAACATTTTTACCATGGAGTGActgtgccatgctctacccattcaGCTAATATCCTACAGACCACACTTTTGGCTTACTCTTCCCTATCCTCAGGCTGCACCAGCTGCCGTCTACCTCCGACCGCATTCCACGTAACCGACACGTTGTCCTCTACCtgcctcatccctccttctccctgttTTTAAGTCTTCTATCCCCCTTTTTTGGCCACAACTTTCCAAAAGGTGAACCGAAGTGATTTTCAACAGCACAGTGCATGACTAATGGTGGAAACATGTTAAAATCATCGCAGAGATGTCCTTGGGAAGACAAATGAATTTTCAGCAGAATAATTAACTTAATTAACAAATTTGCATGCATATTCATCAGGGCCATTGAAGTCTTTCCAGCTCAGCTTGATGAACGTTGCTGTGTAATAACCAGCTCATTTACATTCTGCCATCCACCGCCGTTTGTGTGGATTACTGAGAAaaggcaaagtgtgtgtgtgtgtctgtgtgtgtatgtatgtgtgtgtgtgtgatgctaaGGGTACATATGTGCGCACACTTTCTCCTTTCCCGTAACATGTCACAGCGAAAGCTTGATGAATTGATTTGACATGCTGGTATGCTGGCTATACACCCTAAGATTGGCCCcagctgcatacacacacacaaagatacacacacgtatgcacacacacacacacacacacacacacacacacaaacacacctcctGTGAATGTGACTGTTAGGGGcctgactcagtgtgtgtgtgtgtgtatgtgtgtgcgtgcgtactcTACGCCCATATCTCCTTgcatcctcctcccccctctcacctcctctcacccccccttctctctggtGGGCAGTTCTTGGCACTGATCCTGAGTCGTAAACCCTCCTGGGTTGCCAGACTGTGCGTTGTTAAAAACGTGAGGCCCTCCGTACCCCCTCCCCGTCTCTGCAGGGCAATCTTTAAAGGCAGCAAGGTGTGACGGCACAGACTGGCAGCTTGGCAGCCATGCCCGAGGATACCAACGCTCCGTCAGCCGTGAACGGGCACCATCACATGGGCTCGCCTAACT
Protein-coding sequences here:
- the LOC139926476 gene encoding chemokine XC receptor 1, which gives rise to MTILQLNHLKYNCIMKSVLFDLFSYPCNKAFFKFCFFPLRKMAASEQNMFTTTATTDYGYYDDDYLDEVCNKTKVAQFGAIFTPVFFSIVVILSLFGNILVMVILARYENLKSLTNAFILNLAVSDLIFTVGLPFWAYYHMYGWTLGEPACKIVSFVFYIGFYSSGILLIMMTVHRYVAVIRPLSDFVSPRGFYSILASVAIWAVSAIAATPAFIFSKVLDQHYCGYENSYGKLWGIYQQNILFVVTSLVFIFCYSQILCRLLRPTAQRRKHKTLKLIFTLVLVFFLGWAPYNIVIFLMSLSFQPPPPADSSALSAHCETYSKPLDYAFYISRLFAFSHCCLNPVFYVFVGVKFKNHLKRMLKGWSQSSNSLRNRNSRLTITSVASGEEFSM
- the xcr1b.2 gene encoding chemokine XC receptor 1 encodes the protein MESAFNEAASNDTINGTVPDYYGDGELEYLCEEGMYFGSINAAFFFLIFIFSVTGNSLLLCVLFCYEDKKKVTNLFVLNLACSDLVFTLTLPFWAIYYLSHWVFGDFACKFLTAAYFVGLYSSIILLTAMTVDRFATVVLQWPSSPVKRQRCAMGACALAWVISIVACLSDAINTKVEVQGEDVFSCEASTVTEDKLGYYLQVSLLFFLPFAIIVFCYSAILRTVLHAATRKKHRTVVVVLCIVVVFFICWGPYNMLIFRLSLYEPQDCYVRERLYLTFDICRLLAYSHCCMNPMLYMLSQKFRRHLVRLLHCENAKRKEREKEKSIGQSTSNVIQHAAVKSCNSAELLELRL
- the xcr1b.3 gene encoding chemokine XC receptor 1 translates to MENFTSLYDEYYPYDYNDSSLVYMEAGESESSFNLFSTVCYSLIFCLSVSGNSFLLWVLLRQRDCKTTSSFLLLHLTTSDLCFTVTLPFWAYYHLHGWVFGDFACKIISGAFFLGLYSYMAFLTAMTLDRYVAVVHAVSTSAQVRRKSCALLASVGIWLLCVAVSLMETVNSETRDDGFGSIECVASLQSLTMQLFGLYLQIGLFFLVPFGIITFCYVRMGMTIRRCRLRGRNQALRLFLGIIVGFFICWAPYNVVLFLQSLEMLGVQLLNTAGRREAMRYGYYVSHTLAYCHCCLNPLFHVFGAERFRRRLPLPCKTSSPGRERSQSLSTYANSQPHASVSQQV